The following proteins are encoded in a genomic region of Variovorax paradoxus:
- the gatC gene encoding Asp-tRNA(Asn)/Glu-tRNA(Gln) amidotransferase subunit GatC, whose translation MSLSASDIARIASLARLQLASDESERMLSQINGFFDLVERMRSVDTAGVEPLAHPVAAIEDITLRLRDDVVSEPNNREANQKSAPAVEAGLFLVPKVIE comes from the coding sequence ATGTCACTTTCCGCTTCAGATATTGCACGCATTGCCTCGCTGGCAAGGCTGCAGCTCGCTTCCGACGAAAGCGAGCGCATGCTCAGCCAGATCAACGGCTTTTTTGATTTAGTCGAACGTATGCGTTCGGTCGACACCGCCGGCGTCGAGCCCCTGGCCCATCCGGTGGCGGCCATCGAGGACATCACACTGCGTTTGCGCGACGACGTGGTGAGCGAGCCCAACAACCGCGAAGCCAATCAGAAGAGCGCCCCGGCCGTCGAAGCCGGGCTGTTCCTCGTGCCGAAGGTGATCGAATGA
- the gatA gene encoding Asp-tRNA(Asn)/Glu-tRNA(Gln) amidotransferase subunit GatA, which yields MSGELHQMGVVALAKALAERKVSAVEASQAFLSRMKAHESLGTFVDVNEEVTLAQARAADAQIASGTAPALAGVPIAHKDIFVTTDFATTAGSKMLAGYRSPFDATVVRRLAEAGAVTLGKLSCDEFAMGSANENVAVPAVGHDTAVPVQNPWNRERIPGGSSGASAAAVAARLAPAATGTDTGGSIRQPASFCGVTGIKPTYGRASRYGMVAFASSLDQAGPMARSAEDCALLLSAFCGPDLDRDSTSLDKPAENFGRSLNDSLEGLRIGVPKEFFGEGVAPGVRAAVDAALAQYEKLGARRVEVSLPRTELSIPVYYILAAAEASSNLSRFDGVKFGHRAKQYKDLGDMYERTRAEGFGDEVKRRIMIGTYVLSHGYYDAYYLQAQKVRRMIADDFQQAFKQCDVIAGPAAPTTAWKIGEHGDDPVADYLADIFTLPASLAGLPGMSVPAGFDTGMPVGLQLIGNYFGEAKLLNAAHRFQQATDWHMRTPEGF from the coding sequence ATGAGCGGCGAATTGCATCAGATGGGCGTGGTCGCTCTGGCCAAGGCTCTGGCCGAGCGCAAGGTTTCGGCCGTCGAAGCTTCCCAAGCTTTCCTGAGCCGCATGAAGGCCCACGAATCGCTTGGTACTTTTGTCGACGTGAACGAGGAAGTCACGCTGGCCCAGGCCCGCGCGGCCGACGCGCAAATCGCCTCCGGCACCGCACCCGCGCTGGCCGGCGTGCCGATTGCGCACAAGGACATCTTCGTCACCACCGATTTCGCCACCACCGCCGGCTCGAAGATGCTCGCGGGCTACCGCTCGCCGTTCGATGCCACCGTGGTGCGCCGGCTGGCCGAAGCCGGCGCGGTCACGCTCGGCAAGCTGAGCTGCGACGAATTCGCGATGGGCTCGGCCAACGAGAACGTCGCCGTGCCCGCCGTGGGCCACGACACCGCCGTGCCGGTGCAAAACCCCTGGAACCGCGAGCGCATTCCGGGCGGCTCCTCGGGTGCCAGCGCGGCCGCCGTGGCGGCACGCCTCGCACCCGCGGCCACCGGCACCGATACCGGCGGCTCGATCCGCCAGCCGGCCTCGTTCTGCGGCGTGACGGGCATCAAGCCGACCTACGGCCGCGCCTCGCGCTACGGCATGGTGGCCTTCGCGTCGAGCCTCGACCAGGCCGGCCCGATGGCGCGCTCGGCCGAAGACTGCGCGCTGCTGCTGTCGGCCTTCTGCGGTCCCGACCTCGACCGCGATTCGACATCGCTCGACAAGCCCGCCGAGAACTTCGGCCGCTCGCTGAACGACTCGCTCGAGGGCCTGCGCATCGGCGTGCCGAAGGAGTTCTTCGGCGAAGGCGTGGCGCCCGGCGTGCGCGCCGCCGTCGATGCGGCGCTCGCGCAGTACGAGAAGCTCGGCGCCAGGCGTGTCGAAGTGAGCCTGCCGCGCACCGAACTGTCGATTCCCGTGTACTACATCCTCGCGGCGGCCGAGGCCTCGAGCAACCTGAGCCGCTTCGACGGTGTCAAGTTCGGCCACCGCGCGAAACAGTACAAAGACCTCGGCGACATGTACGAGCGCACGCGCGCCGAAGGCTTCGGCGACGAGGTGAAACGCCGCATCATGATCGGCACCTACGTGCTGTCGCACGGCTACTACGACGCGTACTACCTGCAGGCGCAAAAGGTGCGCCGCATGATCGCGGACGACTTCCAGCAGGCCTTCAAGCAGTGCGACGTGATCGCCGGCCCCGCCGCGCCGACCACCGCCTGGAAAATCGGCGAGCACGGCGACGACCCGGTGGCCGACTACCTCGCCGACATCTTCACGCTGCCCGCATCGCTCGCCGGCCTGCCCGGCATGAGCGTGCCCGCGGGCTTCGATACAGGCATGCCCGTGGGACTGCAGTTGATCGGCAACTACTTCGGCGAAGCGAAGCTGCTGAACGCAGCGCACCGCTTCCAGCAAGCCACCGACTGGCACATGCGCACGCCCGAGGGCTTTTGA
- the mreC gene encoding rod shape-determining protein MreC: MPLGTLDRTAPPLFNQGQSALSKLIFFGALALFLMVADARFRLVQPIRTAVGAMLYPVQWVALKPVQMVVGGSRYFEDLQKAQRDEQEARKALMAQAERASQADTLAQDNARLRSLLELRQTTQAPGRAAEVLYDAADPYTRKIVIDQGLTQGVAAGSPVIDAYGVLGQVTQVQPFTSEVTLVIDRDLSIPVQNTRTGVRSVAFGDASAHGAGLELRFMAANADLQEGDLLSTSGVDGVYPPGLPVAKIERIERRADSAFARIYCVPLARVTAARYVLVLAPTGAPSAPPAAPTAAARKKPESKPAAKTDKADKKPAERAR, translated from the coding sequence ATGCCCTTGGGCACGCTCGATCGCACAGCCCCGCCCCTGTTCAATCAGGGGCAGTCGGCCCTGAGCAAGCTGATTTTTTTCGGCGCGCTCGCGCTGTTCCTGATGGTGGCCGATGCGCGCTTCCGCCTTGTGCAGCCCATCCGCACGGCCGTGGGCGCGATGCTCTATCCGGTGCAATGGGTCGCGCTCAAGCCGGTGCAGATGGTGGTCGGCGGCAGCCGCTACTTCGAAGACCTTCAAAAGGCCCAGCGCGACGAGCAGGAAGCCCGCAAGGCGCTCATGGCGCAGGCCGAGCGCGCGAGCCAGGCCGACACGCTCGCGCAGGACAACGCGCGGCTGCGCTCGCTGCTCGAGCTTCGCCAGACCACCCAGGCGCCGGGCCGCGCGGCCGAAGTGCTTTATGACGCCGCGGACCCGTACACGCGCAAGATCGTCATCGACCAGGGGCTCACGCAGGGCGTGGCGGCCGGCTCTCCGGTGATCGACGCCTACGGCGTGCTCGGCCAGGTGACGCAGGTGCAGCCCTTCACGAGCGAGGTCACGCTGGTCATCGACCGCGACCTTTCCATTCCGGTTCAGAACACCCGCACCGGCGTGCGCAGCGTGGCCTTCGGCGACGCGTCGGCGCACGGCGCCGGGCTGGAGCTGCGTTTCATGGCCGCCAATGCCGATCTGCAGGAGGGCGACCTGCTCTCCACCAGCGGCGTCGACGGCGTCTATCCGCCCGGCCTGCCGGTCGCGAAGATCGAGCGCATCGAGCGGCGCGCCGACTCCGCCTTTGCGCGCATCTACTGCGTGCCGCTGGCTCGCGTGACGGCCGCGCGCTACGTGCTGGTTCTGGCGCCCACGGGCGCGCCCTCGGCACCGCCTGCGGCACCCACCGCCGCAGCGCGCAAGAAGCCAGAGTCCAAGCCGGCCGCGAAAACCGACAAGGCCGACAAGAAACCCGCGGAGCGCGCCCGATGA
- the mreD gene encoding rod shape-determining protein MreD has translation MIKRPGQQQLLLPVSPLFMWSSLVVALLINMIPIGRAAWMPDLLALAIVFWGVHQPMRVGIGAAFVFGLCMDVHQASMLGQHALSYTTLGFFAITIHRRLLWYPVASQALQVLPLFALSQFIEVVTRLIGGGVFPGWTVLISPAIEAALWPLATALLLAPQRRTPEPDENRPL, from the coding sequence ATGATCAAACGCCCCGGCCAGCAGCAGCTCCTGCTGCCCGTCAGCCCGCTCTTCATGTGGTCGAGCCTCGTGGTGGCGCTGCTCATCAACATGATTCCGATCGGCCGCGCCGCGTGGATGCCCGACCTGCTTGCGCTGGCCATCGTGTTCTGGGGCGTGCACCAGCCGATGCGCGTGGGCATTGGCGCGGCCTTCGTCTTCGGCCTGTGCATGGACGTGCACCAGGCGTCCATGCTGGGCCAGCATGCGCTGTCCTACACCACGCTGGGCTTCTTCGCGATCACCATCCACCGGCGCCTGCTCTGGTATCCGGTGGCGTCGCAGGCGCTGCAGGTGCTGCCGCTCTTCGCGCTGTCTCAGTTCATCGAGGTGGTCACGCGCCTGATCGGCGGCGGCGTGTTCCCGGGCTGGACGGTGCTCATCTCCCCGGCCATCGAGGCCGCGCTGTGGCCGCTGGCAACCGCGCTTCTGCTGGCGCCGCAGCGCCGCACGCCGGAACCGGACGAAAACCGCCCCCTCTAA
- the gatB gene encoding Asp-tRNA(Asn)/Glu-tRNA(Gln) amidotransferase subunit GatB encodes MSDPVNTFEAQQQGRPTGPLVRGYEVIIGFETHAQLSTASKIFSRASTAFGAEPNTQACAVDLALPGTLPVMNKGAVERAIKLGLALGSHIAPRSVFARKNYFYPDLPKGYQISQFEIPVVQGGAVSFFLGEEKKTVRLVRAHLEEDAGKSLHEDFIGQSGIDLNRAGTPLLEIVTEPDMRSTAEAVAYARELHKIVTWIGICDGNMQEGSFRCDANVSVRKPGEKLGTRREIKNLNSFKFMQQAIDYEINSQINELEDGRKIEQATVLFDPDTGETRTMRTKEDAADYRYFPDPDLPPLAIEPEWIERVRTTMPELPRAMAERYVRDHGMSEYDAAQLTQSPALARYFDEAVKAGATPKLASNWITGEMARRLNAQEIGIEAAPVTAQQLAQLVQRVADGTLPNNAARQVFDALWTGEGSDVDAIIEAKDLKPMNDTGALDKILDEVIAKNQKNVDEYRAGKEKALNGLVGQVMKASGGKANPAQVTELLKAKLA; translated from the coding sequence ATGAGCGACCCCGTGAACACATTCGAAGCACAACAACAAGGCCGCCCGACCGGCCCGCTGGTGCGCGGCTATGAAGTCATCATCGGCTTCGAGACGCACGCGCAGCTGTCGACCGCCAGCAAAATCTTCAGCCGCGCCTCTACCGCCTTTGGCGCCGAGCCCAACACGCAGGCCTGCGCGGTCGATCTGGCGCTGCCCGGCACGCTGCCGGTGATGAACAAGGGCGCGGTCGAGCGCGCCATCAAGCTCGGCCTCGCGCTCGGCTCGCACATTGCGCCGCGCAGCGTGTTCGCTCGCAAGAACTATTTCTATCCCGACCTGCCCAAGGGCTACCAGATCAGCCAGTTCGAGATTCCGGTCGTGCAGGGCGGCGCGGTCTCCTTCTTCCTCGGCGAAGAAAAGAAGACCGTGCGCCTGGTGCGCGCCCACCTCGAGGAAGACGCGGGCAAGTCGCTGCACGAAGACTTCATCGGCCAGAGCGGCATCGACCTGAACCGCGCCGGCACGCCGCTGCTCGAGATCGTGACCGAGCCCGACATGCGCTCCACCGCCGAGGCCGTGGCCTATGCGCGTGAGCTGCACAAGATCGTCACCTGGATCGGCATCTGCGACGGCAACATGCAGGAAGGCAGCTTCCGCTGCGACGCCAACGTGTCGGTGCGCAAGCCCGGCGAGAAGCTCGGCACGCGGCGCGAGATCAAGAACCTGAACAGCTTCAAGTTCATGCAGCAGGCCATCGACTACGAGATCAACTCGCAGATCAACGAGCTCGAGGACGGCCGCAAGATCGAACAGGCCACCGTGCTGTTCGACCCCGACACTGGCGAGACGCGCACCATGCGCACCAAGGAAGACGCGGCCGATTACCGCTACTTTCCCGACCCGGACCTGCCACCGCTCGCCATCGAGCCCGAATGGATCGAGCGCGTGCGCACCACCATGCCCGAACTGCCGCGCGCCATGGCCGAGCGCTACGTGCGCGACCACGGCATGTCGGAATACGACGCGGCGCAGCTCACGCAGAGCCCGGCGCTCGCGCGCTACTTCGATGAAGCGGTGAAGGCCGGCGCAACGCCCAAGCTCGCGAGCAACTGGATCACCGGCGAGATGGCGCGCCGCCTGAACGCGCAGGAAATCGGCATCGAAGCCGCACCGGTCACGGCACAGCAGCTCGCCCAGCTGGTGCAACGCGTCGCCGACGGCACGCTGCCCAACAACGCGGCGCGCCAGGTGTTCGATGCCCTGTGGACCGGCGAAGGCAGCGATGTCGACGCGATCATCGAAGCCAAGGACCTGAAGCCGATGAACGATACCGGCGCGCTCGACAAGATCCTGGACGAAGTCATCGCCAAGAACCAGAAGAACGTCGACGAGTACCGCGCCGGCAAGGAAAAGGCGCTGAACGGCCTCGTGGGCCAGGTGATGAAGGCCAGCGGCGGCAAGGCGAACCCCGCGCAGGTCACCGAACTGCTGAAAGCCAAGCTGGCCTGA
- a CDS encoding exodeoxyribonuclease III, which produces MFKLTSLNLNGLRSAATKGVADWVAELAPDCICMQEIRVQASDIEGRFEEMAGLKGYFHFAEKKGYAGTAIYTKHAPSAVVVGWGDAEFDAEGRYLELRFDTPARKLSIISCYFPSGSSGEERQEAKFRFLKGFFPHLTALKKEREFILCGDINIAHKEIDLKNWRGNQKNSGFLPEERAWMTRLLDAGTDGAGLVDVYRMLKPDTTAEAYTWWSNRGQAYANNVGWRLDYHLATPALGALARNEQIYKTVKFSDHAPITVDYDFTL; this is translated from the coding sequence GTGTTCAAACTGACCAGCCTCAATCTCAATGGCCTTCGTTCGGCCGCCACGAAAGGGGTGGCGGACTGGGTGGCCGAACTTGCGCCGGATTGTATTTGCATGCAAGAGATCCGGGTGCAGGCGAGCGACATCGAAGGGCGGTTCGAAGAAATGGCCGGCCTCAAGGGCTACTTTCATTTCGCCGAGAAAAAAGGCTATGCCGGCACCGCGATCTACACGAAGCATGCACCAAGCGCCGTGGTCGTCGGCTGGGGCGACGCCGAATTCGACGCCGAGGGCCGGTACCTCGAACTGCGCTTCGACACGCCCGCGCGCAAGCTCTCGATCATCAGTTGCTACTTCCCGAGCGGCAGTTCGGGCGAAGAACGGCAGGAGGCCAAGTTCCGCTTTCTGAAAGGATTCTTCCCGCACCTCACCGCACTCAAGAAAGAGCGCGAATTCATCCTCTGCGGCGACATCAACATCGCGCACAAGGAAATCGACCTCAAGAACTGGCGCGGCAACCAGAAGAACAGCGGCTTCCTGCCCGAAGAGCGCGCCTGGATGACCCGGCTGCTCGACGCCGGCACCGACGGCGCCGGGCTGGTGGACGTCTACCGCATGCTCAAGCCCGACACCACGGCCGAGGCCTACACCTGGTGGAGCAACCGCGGCCAGGCCTATGCCAACAACGTGGGATGGCGGCTCGACTACCACCTGGCGACGCCGGCGCTCGGCGCGCTGGCGCGCAACGAGCAGATCTACAAGACCGTCAAGTTCAGCGATCACGCGCCGATCACGGTGGACTACGACTTCACGCTGTAG
- the pyrE gene encoding orotate phosphoribosyltransferase produces MAVDGEKSSAVAQDFVQFALDSGVLRFGEFKTKAGRLSPYFFNSGLFDDGAKIARLAGFYADRLIESGVEFDMIFGPAYKGIPLGATVAAELARRGRNYPFAYNRKEAKAHGEGGNLVGAPLKGRVLIVDDVMSAGTAVRESIAAIEAAGATPHAVSIALDRQEKATENGVDVDHSAVQYVRNQLGLKVVAIATLDDLLNYLSGNAAADLGAHRERVLAYRARYGAN; encoded by the coding sequence ATGGCTGTAGATGGTGAGAAAAGCAGCGCGGTGGCGCAGGACTTCGTCCAGTTCGCGCTCGACTCCGGCGTGCTGCGCTTCGGCGAGTTCAAGACCAAGGCCGGCCGCCTGAGCCCCTACTTCTTCAATTCGGGCCTTTTCGACGACGGCGCCAAGATCGCGCGGCTCGCCGGATTCTATGCAGACCGGCTGATCGAGAGCGGCGTCGAGTTCGACATGATCTTCGGCCCGGCCTACAAGGGCATTCCGCTGGGCGCCACGGTGGCCGCCGAACTGGCCCGGCGCGGCCGCAACTACCCCTTTGCCTACAACCGCAAGGAAGCCAAGGCGCACGGCGAAGGCGGCAACCTGGTCGGTGCGCCGCTCAAGGGTCGCGTGCTCATCGTCGACGACGTGATGTCGGCCGGCACCGCGGTGCGCGAATCGATTGCGGCCATCGAAGCCGCCGGCGCCACCCCGCACGCGGTGTCCATTGCGCTCGACCGCCAGGAGAAAGCCACCGAAAACGGCGTGGACGTGGACCACAGCGCGGTGCAGTACGTGCGGAACCAGCTGGGCCTCAAAGTGGTGGCCATTGCCACGCTCGACGACCTGTTGAATTACCTGTCTGGCAACGCCGCCGCCGACCTTGGCGCACACCGCGAGCGCGTGCTCGCCTACCGCGCCCGCTATGGCGCCAACTGA
- a CDS encoding DUF4124 domain-containing protein, with protein sequence MPVRKLDQTARPFAATCAPPLLLLLVMALLPTEAPAQSTQAPAAIYSCTDARGRTLTADRPIAECTDREQRELSPSGTTRRKIEPTYTARELAEREDRAREASIQAARLIDERRRERALLVRYPNATVHDRERKEALVQIDAVIQAAQKRLDELAEDRKKIDEELEFYKHDISKAPGAVRRKLEDNAQSVAVQKRFIGEQEDEKRRVNARFDEERSRLKLIWSPQNGGGK encoded by the coding sequence ATGCCTGTGCGCAAGCTCGATCAGACGGCCCGGCCGTTCGCGGCCACCTGTGCGCCGCCGCTATTGCTGCTGCTGGTGATGGCGCTGTTGCCCACCGAGGCACCGGCACAGTCCACACAGGCGCCGGCCGCCATCTATTCCTGCACCGATGCCCGCGGCCGCACGCTCACGGCCGACCGCCCGATTGCCGAATGCACCGACCGCGAGCAGCGCGAACTGAGCCCGAGCGGCACCACGCGCCGCAAGATCGAGCCGACCTACACCGCGCGCGAACTGGCCGAGCGCGAAGACCGTGCCCGCGAAGCATCGATCCAGGCCGCGCGCCTGATCGACGAACGCCGCCGCGAGCGTGCATTGCTGGTGCGCTATCCCAACGCCACCGTGCACGACCGCGAGCGCAAGGAGGCGCTGGTGCAGATCGACGCGGTGATCCAGGCCGCGCAGAAGCGCCTGGACGAACTCGCCGAAGACCGCAAGAAGATCGACGAAGAGCTCGAGTTCTACAAGCACGACATCAGCAAGGCGCCGGGCGCGGTGCGCCGCAAGCTCGAGGACAACGCACAGAGCGTGGCGGTGCAGAAACGCTTCATCGGCGAGCAGGAAGACGAGAAGAGGCGCGTGAATGCGCGCTTCGACGAGGAGCGCTCGCGCCTCAAATTGATCTGGTCGCCGCAGAACGGCGGCGGAAAATAG
- the mrdA gene encoding penicillin-binding protein 2 gives MTEIRNVAADLARFKRRVIVIGMAVLFAFGLLGARLVYLQVVRHEDLAEQAESNRTAIVPVVPNRGLILDRNGIVLASNYSAYTLEITPSKVGDVEETIDSLTQVLEVSPRDRRRFKRLREDSRSFDSIPIRTRLSDEEVARFAAQRYRFPGVEIKARLFRNYPHGEIASHVLGYIGRINQREKTAMEDWAEEDQANYKGTDYIGKLGIEQSYEKTLHGQTGVEQMETSAGGRAVRRLASHPATPGNTVMLSLDIKLQKLVEDMFGERRGALVAIDPKTGEVLAFVSKPTFDPNLFVEGIDTESWKELSESLDKPLLNRALRGTYPPGSTYKPFMALAALQTGKRGPNVVVNDPGYFNFGGHRFGSPEGNIGGVDMRRSIQLSSNIYYYSLANEMGVDLIHDFMKPMGFGQITGIDLGGEVRGVLPSTEWKRNAYKRPEQKKWYAGETISLGIGQGYNAFTMLQLAQATAIVADGGMKHKPHLVLATRNTVSGQVAPLLQPPAENLGYTAANVAVVREGLTSVVTSGTARGVFAGAGYQAAGKTGTAQAVTQAQNTRYNARALEEHQRDHALFMAFAPVNNPKIALAVIVENAGWGAGAAAPIARRVFDYVLMDQYPSEADMAAVKIGKAAAPIGKPRVASEVAWPAAATAATAP, from the coding sequence ATGACCGAAATCCGCAACGTTGCCGCCGACCTCGCACGCTTCAAGCGCCGCGTGATCGTGATCGGCATGGCGGTGCTCTTCGCCTTCGGACTGCTCGGCGCACGATTGGTCTACCTGCAGGTGGTGCGGCACGAAGACCTGGCGGAGCAGGCCGAGAGCAACCGCACGGCCATCGTGCCTGTGGTGCCCAACCGCGGGCTGATCCTCGATCGCAACGGCATCGTGCTGGCCTCGAACTATTCGGCCTACACGCTGGAGATCACGCCCTCGAAGGTGGGCGATGTCGAGGAGACCATCGACAGCCTGACGCAGGTGCTCGAGGTGTCGCCGCGCGACCGCCGCCGCTTCAAGCGCCTGCGCGAAGATTCGCGCAGCTTCGACTCGATTCCGATCCGCACCCGCCTGAGCGACGAGGAGGTGGCGCGTTTCGCGGCGCAGCGCTACCGTTTCCCGGGCGTGGAAATCAAGGCGCGGCTGTTCCGGAACTATCCGCATGGCGAGATCGCCTCGCACGTGCTCGGCTACATCGGCCGCATCAACCAGCGCGAGAAGACCGCGATGGAAGACTGGGCCGAGGAAGACCAGGCCAACTACAAGGGCACCGATTACATCGGCAAGCTCGGCATCGAGCAAAGCTACGAGAAGACGCTGCACGGCCAGACCGGCGTCGAGCAGATGGAAACCTCGGCCGGCGGCCGCGCGGTGCGCCGGCTCGCGAGCCACCCGGCCACGCCGGGCAACACCGTGATGCTGTCGCTCGACATCAAGCTGCAGAAGCTCGTGGAAGACATGTTCGGCGAGCGCCGCGGCGCGCTGGTGGCCATCGACCCCAAGACCGGCGAGGTGCTGGCCTTCGTGAGCAAGCCCACTTTCGATCCCAACCTGTTCGTCGAAGGCATCGACACCGAAAGCTGGAAAGAGCTCAGCGAGTCGCTCGACAAGCCGCTCCTCAACCGAGCGCTGCGCGGCACCTACCCGCCCGGCTCCACCTACAAGCCCTTCATGGCGCTGGCCGCGCTGCAAACCGGCAAGCGCGGTCCGAACGTGGTGGTCAACGACCCCGGCTACTTCAACTTCGGCGGCCACCGCTTCGGCAGCCCCGAAGGCAATATCGGCGGCGTCGACATGCGGCGCTCGATCCAGCTGTCGAGCAACATCTACTATTACTCGCTGGCCAACGAGATGGGCGTGGACCTGATCCACGACTTCATGAAGCCGATGGGCTTCGGCCAGATCACCGGCATCGACCTGGGCGGCGAGGTGCGCGGCGTGCTGCCCAGCACCGAGTGGAAGCGCAACGCCTACAAGCGGCCCGAGCAGAAGAAATGGTACGCGGGCGAAACCATCTCGCTGGGCATCGGGCAGGGCTACAACGCCTTCACCATGCTGCAGCTCGCGCAGGCCACAGCCATCGTGGCCGACGGCGGCATGAAGCACAAGCCGCACCTGGTGCTGGCCACGCGCAACACGGTGAGCGGCCAGGTGGCGCCGCTGCTCCAGCCGCCGGCCGAGAACCTCGGCTACACCGCGGCCAACGTGGCGGTGGTTCGCGAGGGCCTGACCAGCGTGGTGACCAGCGGCACCGCGCGCGGCGTGTTCGCGGGCGCGGGCTACCAGGCCGCCGGCAAGACGGGCACCGCGCAGGCGGTGACACAGGCGCAGAACACCCGGTACAACGCCCGCGCGCTCGAAGAGCACCAGCGCGACCACGCGCTGTTCATGGCGTTTGCACCGGTCAACAATCCGAAGATCGCCCTCGCGGTGATCGTCGAGAACGCTGGCTGGGGCGCCGGTGCCGCGGCGCCCATTGCGCGCCGGGTGTTCGACTACGTGCTGATGGATCAGTACCCGAGCGAGGCCGACATGGCCGCCGTCAAGATCGGCAAGGCCGCGGCGCCCATCGGCAAGCCGCGCGTGGCGAGCGAAGTGGCGTGGCCGGCGGCGGCCACTGCTGCGACCGCGCCCTGA
- a CDS encoding rod shape-determining protein: protein MFGAFRRYFSTDLAIDLGTANTLIFARNKGIVLDEPSVVAIRHEGGPHGKKVIQAVGREAKAMLGKVPGNIEAIRPMKDGVIADFVITEQMIKQFIKMVHPRTLLTPSPRIIICVPCGSTQVERRAIKDAAEAAGATSVYLIEEPMAAAIGAGLPVSEASGSMVVDIGGGTTEVGVISLGGMVYKGSVRVGGDRFDEAIINYIRRNYGMLIGEPTAEVIKKNIGSAFPGSEVKEMEVKGRNLSEGVPRSFTISSNEVLEALTDPLNNIVSAVKNALEQTPPELGADIAERGMMLTGGGALLRDLDRLLAEETGLPVLVAEDPLTCVVRGCGIALERMDRLGSIFTSE from the coding sequence ATGTTTGGAGCTTTCCGTCGGTACTTTTCCACCGACCTCGCGATCGATCTCGGCACCGCCAACACACTGATCTTTGCCCGCAACAAGGGCATCGTGCTGGACGAGCCCTCAGTGGTCGCCATCCGCCACGAAGGCGGCCCCCACGGCAAGAAGGTGATCCAGGCCGTCGGCCGCGAAGCCAAGGCCATGCTGGGCAAGGTGCCCGGCAACATCGAGGCGATCCGCCCGATGAAGGACGGCGTGATTGCCGACTTCGTGATCACCGAGCAGATGATCAAGCAGTTCATCAAGATGGTGCACCCGCGCACGCTGCTCACGCCGAGCCCGCGCATCATCATCTGCGTGCCCTGCGGCTCCACCCAGGTCGAGCGCCGCGCCATCAAGGACGCGGCCGAGGCGGCGGGTGCCACTTCCGTCTATCTCATCGAGGAACCGATGGCCGCGGCCATCGGTGCCGGCCTGCCGGTCAGCGAGGCGTCGGGCTCGATGGTGGTCGACATCGGCGGCGGTACCACCGAAGTGGGCGTCATCAGCCTGGGCGGCATGGTCTACAAGGGCTCCGTGCGCGTCGGTGGCGACCGCTTCGACGAAGCCATCATCAACTACATCCGCCGCAACTACGGCATGCTGATCGGCGAGCCGACGGCCGAGGTCATCAAGAAGAACATCGGCTCGGCCTTCCCGGGCTCCGAAGTCAAGGAAATGGAAGTCAAGGGCCGTAACCTTTCCGAAGGCGTGCCGCGCAGCTTCACCATCAGCAGCAACGAAGTGCTGGAAGCCCTGACCGATCCGCTCAACAACATCGTCTCGGCCGTGAAGAACGCGCTGGAACAGACGCCGCCCGAACTGGGCGCCGACATCGCCGAGCGCGGCATGATGCTGACCGGCGGCGGCGCGCTGCTGCGCGACCTCGACCGCCTGCTGGCCGAGGAAACCGGCCTGCCGGTGCTGGTGGCCGAAGATCCGCTGACCTGCGTGGTGCGCGGTTGCGGCATTGCCCTCGAGCGCATGGACCGCTTGGGAAGCATCTTCACGAGCGAGTGA